The proteins below are encoded in one region of Triticum aestivum cultivar Chinese Spring chromosome 1B, IWGSC CS RefSeq v2.1, whole genome shotgun sequence:
- the LOC123099313 gene encoding protein RADIALIS-like 3, producing the protein MSSGSSSRSTSPSSDSEWSKKENKMFEEALAYYGVSAPNLWEKVASAMGGTKSAEEVRRHFQILVDDVNSIEHGRIPFPKYKTQGFWT; encoded by the coding sequence ATGTCTTCCGGGTCGTCGTCGCGGAGCACCTCCCCGAGCTCCGACTCGGAGTGGAGCAAGAAGGAGAACAAGATGTTCGAGGAGGCGCTCGCCTACTACGGCGTGAGCGCCCCCAACCTCTGGGAGAAGGTGGCCAGCGCCATGGGGGGCACCAAGTCCGCCGAGGAGGTGCGCCGCCACTTCCAGATCCTTGTCGATGACGTCAACAGCATCGAGCATGGCCGCATCCCATTCCCCAAGTACAAGACCCAGGGCTTCTGGACCTAA